AGTGCCCGACGTGCGCGACACGCGCTGTTCGGGCTCATCTTCGTGCTGTCCGGCGCTGCCGGACTGGTCTACGAGCTGGTCTGGGTCCGCGAGCTCTACGAGGTCTTCGGCTCGACGATTCACTCGGTCACCACGGTGGTGGCGGCCTACATGGGCGGCCTCGGCCTCGGCGCCTGGCTGCTCGGGCGGCGCGCGGATTCCCTGGCTCGTCCGGCCCGGTTGTACGGCGTCCTCGAGCTGGGCATCGGGCTGTTCGGCCTGGCCTCGCCGTGGGCGGTGAGGGCCGTGGGCACCGTGTACCTCGACGTGGCGCGCGCGCTCGGGCCGGGGCTGTGGGCTGGAACGGCCATCAAGTTCGTCTTCGCCTTCATCGTCCTGCTGATCCCGACCTTCCTCATGGGCGGGACGCTGCCGGTGCTGACGCGCGCGTTCGCCGGCGACCGCAGCGACGAGCTGCGCGGCGAGCTGGCACTGTTCTACGGTCTCAATACCGTCGGCGGCGTCGCAGGCTGCGTGCTCGCGGGATACGTGCTGATCGAGTTCGTCGGTCTGCGGGCGTCGCTGCTGGCGACGGCCGCGGTCAACCTGGCGCTCGGCGCGGCCGCACTCCTGCTGGCGGGCGTGCCGGAGCCGGCGGCCTCCTCGCGCGCGCCGGAGGGCGAGCCCGTATTCACCCCGGATCCCGGGCCGGCCACGCGCCGCCTCGCCACGGGGCTCATCGCCTTCACTGCCCTGGCGTCGCTGCTGTACGAGATCGCGTGGACCCGCGCGCTGATTCTCGTGATCGGCAGCTCCACCTATGCCTTCACCACCATTCTCGCCTGCTTCCTGCTGGGCATCGGGCTGGGGAGCCTGATCGCGGTCGGCCGGGGCCGGGCACCACGGGATCTGCTGCTGCGGGCGGCGGCCGTGCAGGGCGTCATCGCCGTGTTGGCGTCGTTGCTGTTCCCCTTCTTCCGGGCGCTGCCGGTCTACGTAGTCGCGACGCTCCAGGTGCCCTTCCTCGGCGTCGGGGAGCTGCTCGCCCTGCAGGCGGCGGCCGTGGCGCTGGTCGTGATCCCGCCCGCAGTCGGGATGGGCTACAGTTTCCCGCTGCTGGCGGAACTCGCCTCGGAGCGCGCCGGCGCCACGGGCCGTGAGGTCGGTCACGCATACCTGGCCAATACGCTCGGCAGCATCGCGGGGGCGGTGGTGACGGGTTTCGTGCTGGTCCATCTCATCGGCAGCGAGCGGACCCTGGCGGTGGGCGTCGTGGTCAACGTGGCGGCGGCGGCCGCGCTGGCCTGGTGGGCCTGGCGGGATCGCGGGGGCGTGGGGATGCCGCTGGGCGTCGAGCGCATTCCGGTGGCGCTGGGAGCGCTGGCGCTGGTGATCGCGCTGGCCACCCCGAGCTGGTCGGGGCGGCTCCTCGACCGGGCGCCGGCCGTGTACGGGAGGACGCGGCTCGATCGGGACGAGCTCGGCCGGTACCTGCGCGGGTACGGCTCGGAGCAGTTGAGCTTCAAGGAAGGGTGGAACGCCGCGGTGTCCGTGTGGCGGGACGGCAACCAGAGCTGGCTGAAGGTGAACGGCAAGGTCGATGCGTCGAGTGTCGCGGACATGGACACGCAGGTCTCGCTGGGGCTGCTGCCGGCCCTGGCCCAGGGGCGCCCGCGCCGCGCCTTCGTGGTGGGATTCGGCAGCGGAGCCACCACCCGCGCGATCGCGGACGTGCCCGGCATCGCGCGGATCGACGTCGCCGAGATCGAGCGAGCGGTGCTGCGCGCCAGCCCGGACTTCCGCGACGTCAATCGCGACGTACTGGCGGACCCGCGGGTCCACGTCATCGAGGACGACGCGCGCAGCGCCCTGATGCTGGCGGATTCCGCCTACGACCTGATCGTGTCGGAGCCCTCGAATCCCTGGATCGCGGGGGTCGCATCGTTGTTCACGCGCGACTACTTCCAGGTGGTGGCGAAGCGGTTGGCGCCGGGCGGGGTCTTCTGCCAGTGGCTGCAGATGTACCGCGTCACGCCGGGCCTCGTGGCGGTGGTCGTCGCCAACCTGCGGGCCGTCTTCCCGCACGTGGAAGTCTGGTTTGCGAATTCGAGCGACCTGGTCGTGCTCGGGGCGCGCGACCCGATACGATGGAGCGGCGCGCGAATCGCGGCGGCCTTGCGCCCCGGGACGGCGACGGCGGCGTCCCTGCGCATGTGGCTGCGGGTCGACGAGCCGACGCAGCTGCTGGGGCACTTCCTCCTGGGTGATCGTGGCAGCGCGGCGCTCGCGAGCCGCGCGCCGTTCGACCACACCGACGACCATCCGGTGCTCGAATTCCAGGCCGCCCGGTCGCTGCTCGCCGGGACGCCGTCGGAGCCGGTGTTCGATTCCCTGGTCGCGCTGAAAGCGGCGGTGGGGGATTCAACGCCGATCCTGGAGGACTGGGACCTGCCGGCGGGCGCGTGGCGAGCCGGGTACGCCGCGGCGCTTCCCGACGACAACCCGGAGGCGCTCCACTCGGCCGAGTTGGCAGTGCGCGCGGTGCCGCGCGATCCGGCGTACCAGGGCGTGCTGGGCACCGTTCTGTTCGGCCGCCGGGACTTCCGGTCGGCGGCGGCGCACCTGGACAGCGCGCTCGCCCGGATGCCCGGCGACGCCAGGCTGCTGCTGACGGCGGGGCTGACCGATCTGGCGCTGTCGAACCCGGCGCGGGCGCGCGAGCTCCTGAGCAGCGTCGCGGTGCACGGCGGGGACTCCGCCTTCGCGTCCGCGGTCCTGGCGCAGCTCGACGCGAACAGCGGGAACTACGCGGCGGCAGCGGTGGAGGCCATCCGGGCGATCGCCAGCCTGCGGCCGACGCTGGAGCGCCCCTTCCCGGGGGCACTGGAGGGCGCTGTGACCACGCTGGGTCAGCTCGCGCCGCCGGCCGTGGCCGGCCCGGTGTTCGAGCATGCCGTGGCGGCGCTCCCTTACTGGCAAACCGGCTACTGGGGTGGAGCGGTGGTCGGAGCCCGGGCCGGAGGGGCCGCCTGTGCGCGCGCCGAGCGCCTGGCGCTCGAGCTGGGAAGGTTCGGCTGGACGGCGGAGGAGATCGTGCCGCTGGTGCGGTCCTGCCTGGCGCGACAGGGATCCTGAGGGCGAGCGAACGGGGTCAGGCTTCGGGGCCGATCTCGCGTCCGGTGAGCTTGCGTATCTCCACGGCCGCGGAGACGGCGGCATCCACGTCGCGGGACAGCGAGCGCGCCTGCTGAGTCGCCTGCGTGAGGTCGCCGAGCGCCTCGGCGACGCCGGCGGAGCGTAGCCGCAGCAGGTCGAACCGCACGTTCTGCATCGCGAGCAGGCAGGATTCGAGTTGGGACTCGAGGGCCGCACGACGCGCGATGAGATCGTGGACGGTCTGGCGCTGGCGTTGCAGGAGGCTCATGCGCCGGTCGCGGTCGGACGAGGCCGACTCTTGTTCCAGCGCGGCGATGCGGGCCTCGATCTTGTGCTCCGCCGCCGTGTCGATGTCGCGCTCGAGCGCCGCGAGCGTCCGCGCGAGGTCGCGAGCCCGGCCGAGCAGCTGGTCGACGGTCGGTCCGACGTCCGGCAGCATCTTCCGCTCGGACTTCGGCATTCGCTCCAGCATCCCGAGAATTGCCGAGCGGTCGCGCGCCGCCTGCTCGATGCCGGCGGCCTGCGAGCCGAACTCCTCCGGCGTTCCGGCGGCATTCGAGTCGGCCCGATGCGTCTTGGCCTCCAGCGCGTCCGGGGCCGGCGGCCGGTGCAGCACGTCCCGCCAGGAATAGCCGGCCGTCCACAGGCGCGAGTAGTCGCGCGCCAGGCTCCAGCCCATCCAGAGCGCGGGGAACAGGAACCACGGGTGCCCGATCCCGCCGGCGAACGTGATGTTGATCAGCATCAGCGGTCCGATGACCGAAGCGTATCGGGCCATCCGGTGGCGGAGCTGAACCACCATCAGCGGCTCGCCGGTCTGGGCCGCGCGCTGGGCGACCTCGCGGTCCTCTTCGGCCCGCCGCTCGAGCTTGCGGTCGGCCTTGCTCAGGCGGCGTTCGAGCCGGTCCCGTGTGCGTTCGATGCGCGACGCCTGCCGGCTGCGGCGTTCCGCGAGCCAGCCGGCGGCATCCGGCGGGCCGGCCGCCGGGAGGTCTCGAGGGCGCTCCGCGGGGGTTGACCGGCGCGAGCCCGGGCGCGCCGCCGGCGGCGCGTACGTGCTCGTCTCGAGCGCGCGTCGCAGCGCGTCCGCCGTTGGCCAGCGATCCTCGGGGTCCTTTTCCAGGCAGCGCATCACCGTGAGCGCCAGCTCTCGCGGTGCGTCCGGCCGGAGCCGCTCGACCGGCACCGCCGGCGTCCCGATCTGCTTCATCAGCAGGCCGGGAACGGTCGGCGCCTGGAACGGCAGCTCGCCGGCCAGCATCTGGTAGGCGACCACGCCGAGGGAGTACAGATCGGAACGGCCGTCGATGACCCGCTCGCCGGCGGCCTGCTCGGGGCTCATGAAGGCCGGCGTGCCGATGGCGATGCCCGTGTCCGTGAGGGTCCCGCCCTCGGCGCTGAGGGCCTTGGCGATGCCGAAGTCCGTCACCATCACCCGCCCGCGCGTGCCCTCGAGGAGGATGTTGTCCGGCTTGACGTCGCGGTGGATCACCCCTTGCTGGTGCGCGGCGGCCAGCGCGTCGGCGGTCTCGCGCATGATGCGCCGGGCTTCCTCGATGGAGAGGCGACCGCGGCGCTTGATCCGCACCGACAGGGACTCGCCGTCCACGTAGCCCATCACGAAATACACGATATCGTCGGACTCGCCGACGCTGTGAATGGGCACGATGTTCGGGTGGGAGAGCCGGGCCGCGGTCTCGGCCTCGCGGACGAAGCGGGCGCGGATGTCGCGGCGGAACGCCAGCTCCGGCGGCAGGACCTTGACGGCCACCGTCCGCTTGAGCTTCTCGTCCCGGGCGCGGAAGACCACGCCCATGCCGCCGCGGCCGATTTCGCCCTCGAGCGTGTAGGCGCCGGCGAAGGCCGCCGAGAGACGGGCTTCGAGGGCGCGGTCGGCTTCGGGGTGGCTCAAGGACGAACGGGGTTCATAGCCGCGGAAAGATTAGCGCTGCCCAGGAGGCGTGGCAACACTACAATGTGGACTGCCAACTGGCCGGACGCTGCGTCATGGCGACGCGCAGGCAACCGCGCCGGTTCCATTGTGCTGCCAGAATGGCACGAGGGTGTGGCCGTGCCGTGGCACGATCGGTGCCCTGCAGGAACGGGATTGGACGGCCCACGGTGTAGAACGTATGCGTGAGGATCGAATGACCGAGCGGTTGAGCCTACCCCTGCTGCCCCTTCGGGACATGGTGCTGTTCCCGGGGGTGACCACGCCCATCAGCGCTGGCCGGCCCGGGACGCTGCGCGCGATCGAGGCGGCGCTCAAGTCGGAGCGACGGCTGATCTTCGCGGTTGCGCAGCGGGAGAACACGGAGCAGGTCGGCCTCGAGAATCTGTACTCGATGGGAACCATTGCGCGGATCGGGCAGATGCAGCGCGGCCTGGCCGGCGTGCAGCTTCTGCTGCAGGGTGAGGCCCGCGCCAGCGCCGTTCACCTCTCCGAGCACGATGGCTATCTCGAGGCCGTGGTGCGCGAGGTGGACGACCAGGCTCCACCCGACAGCAACGACGCCGCGTTCCTCGCACTCTACAAGGAGTCGCGGGAGCGCGCCGCCGAGCTGGGGCAGAAGAGCGGCCTGCCGGAAGAGATGGTCCAGCAGGTGGTGGCTTCGGTCACCGACGCCGGCCGGTTCGCCGACATGGTGGCAGGCTACCTCGACGTGAAGACCCCGGAGCGGCAGGCGCTCCTGGAGACACTGGCCGTCGAGGAGCGGCTGCGCCGGGTCCTGATTCTGGTGCAACGGCAGATCGACGTCGCCGACGCGCAGGAAGACATCAAGTCGCAGGTCCAGGAGGAGCTGGGCGAGCGCCAGAAGGAGCTCTACCTGCGCGAACAGCTCAAGGCGATCCGGCGGGAGTTGGGCGAGAGCGAGGACGATCGCGACGCGGCGGCGCTGCGCGAGAAGCTCCAGAAGCTGGAGCTGCCGGAGGCGGCACAGAAGGAAGTCGAGCGGGAGCTGGGCCGGCTGGAACGCACGTCCAAGGACTCGATGGAGGCGCAGGTCATCCGGACCTTCCTCGAGTGGATCGCGGAGCTGCCCTGGAACGCGCGCTCGGAGGACTCACTCGACCTGGCGCGCGCCGAGCAGGTGCTGGAAGAGGACCACTACGGCCTGCACGACGTGAAGGAGCGGGTGCTCGAGTTCCTGGCGGTTCGGCAGCTGCGGGACCGGGACGAGCAGCAGGAGCGGGCCGCGGCCCAGGCCGATACGCCGGGCCAGGCCGACGACAAGGTGCTCGCGAAAGGCCCCATCCTGCTGTTCGTGGGTCCGCCCGGTACCGGCAAGACCTCGATCGCCAAGTCCATCGCCCGCGCGATGGGGCGGAAGTACGTGCGGATCTCGCTCGGTGGAGCGCGGGACGAGGCGGACATACGGGGCCACCGGCGCACCTACGTGGGAGCGATGCCCGGCCGGATCGTCCAGGGCATGAAGCAGGCGGGCACGAAGAACCCGGTGTTCCTGCTGGACGAGGTGGACAAGCTCGGCGTCTCGTTCCAGGGCGACCCGGCGGCGGCGTTGCTCGAGGTGCTGGATCCGGCGCAGAACGACTCGTTCACGGACCATTACCTGGGCGTGCCGTTCGATCTGTCGGAGGTGCTGTTCATCGCAACGGCGAACTTCCTCCAGAACATCCCGGCACCGCTTCTCGACCGGCTCGAGACCGTGGACTTCACCGGATACACCGAGCTGGAGAAGCTGGCCATCGCGCGGCAGTACCTCGTGCCGCGGCAGCTGAAGGAGAACGGCCTCACCCCCGAGCGCCTGGTGATCGAGGATTCGGCGGTGCGCGAAATCGTCGGCGGCTACACGCGCGAGGCGGGCGTGCGGCAGCTGGAGCGGGAGCTGGGCCGCCTGGCGCGGAAGATCGCACGACGGGTGGCGACGGACGGCGGAGAGCGCATCGTGCTCACCGGCGAGGACGTGCGCTCGCAGCTGGGCCGGCCCAAGGTTCGACCCGAACGGGCCGCCACCAGCGACGCCATCGGAACCGCCACCGGCATGTACTACACCCCGACCGGCGGCGACATCATGTTCGTCGAAGCCTCGCTGATGCCGGGCAAGGGCGACCTCGTCCTGACGGGGCATCTGGGTGACGTCATGAAGGAGTCGGCACGCGCCGCCCTGACCTACGCGAAGACCCACGCGTCCGTGCTGGGAGTGCGGGAGGAGGCGCTCAAGGACCGCGAGGTGCACGTGCACGTTCCTGCAGGCGCCATCCCGAAGGACGGCCCGTCGGCGGGCGTCACGATGGCGACGGCCCTGGTTAGCGCCATGACGCAGCGGCCGGTCCGGCACGACGTGGCGATGACCGGAGAAGTGACCCTCAGCGGCAAGGTCCTTCCCATTGGCGGCCTGAAGGAGAAGGTGCTCGGTGCGGCTCGAGCCGGTATTCTGGAAATCGTGCTGCCAAAGGAGAACGAGCCAGAGCTCGAAGACCTGCCGGAAGAGGTCCGCAAGAACCTCGCATTCCATCCGGTCGCCACCCTCGACGAGGTGCTCGCCATCGCCTTGCGCAGCCAAGACGCCAAGGCCGTGGACGAACTCCTCTCGGTCAGAGCGCGCTAGGACCGAACTCCGGCGTCAACCATCCAGTTGACACGCTATCGCCAGGTGCAGTAGTCCGCGACCATCCGGGCGACAGTGCCCTCGAAGTCGCCCGCCCCGCCGGTCGCCGATTCCGACGCTCCGCCTGCCCGGTGTCGGCCGAGTGAAGCCGCCACGACGACCTCGGCCACGGGCTCCGGATTGATGTCGTCCCTGAAGTACCCGGATCGCTGACCGTCCTCGAGGATCCTCACGGCGGCCCTGACGGCTCGGGACCGCGTGTCGTCGCCCAGCAGAGCTCCTA
This region of Gemmatimonadales bacterium genomic DNA includes:
- a CDS encoding protein kinase; its protein translation is MSHPEADRALEARLSAAFAGAYTLEGEIGRGGMGVVFRARDEKLKRTVAVKVLPPELAFRRDIRARFVREAETAARLSHPNIVPIHSVGESDDIVYFVMGYVDGESLSVRIKRRGRLSIEEARRIMRETADALAAAHQQGVIHRDVKPDNILLEGTRGRVMVTDFGIAKALSAEGGTLTDTGIAIGTPAFMSPEQAAGERVIDGRSDLYSLGVVAYQMLAGELPFQAPTVPGLLMKQIGTPAVPVERLRPDAPRELALTVMRCLEKDPEDRWPTADALRRALETSTYAPPAARPGSRRSTPAERPRDLPAAGPPDAAGWLAERRSRQASRIERTRDRLERRLSKADRKLERRAEEDREVAQRAAQTGEPLMVVQLRHRMARYASVIGPLMLINITFAGGIGHPWFLFPALWMGWSLARDYSRLWTAGYSWRDVLHRPPAPDALEAKTHRADSNAAGTPEEFGSQAAGIEQAARDRSAILGMLERMPKSERKMLPDVGPTVDQLLGRARDLARTLAALERDIDTAAEHKIEARIAALEQESASSDRDRRMSLLQRQRQTVHDLIARRAALESQLESCLLAMQNVRFDLLRLRSAGVAEALGDLTQATQQARSLSRDVDAAVSAAVEIRKLTGREIGPEA
- a CDS encoding fused MFS/spermidine synthase — translated: MTSARRARHALFGLIFVLSGAAGLVYELVWVRELYEVFGSTIHSVTTVVAAYMGGLGLGAWLLGRRADSLARPARLYGVLELGIGLFGLASPWAVRAVGTVYLDVARALGPGLWAGTAIKFVFAFIVLLIPTFLMGGTLPVLTRAFAGDRSDELRGELALFYGLNTVGGVAGCVLAGYVLIEFVGLRASLLATAAVNLALGAAALLLAGVPEPAASSRAPEGEPVFTPDPGPATRRLATGLIAFTALASLLYEIAWTRALILVIGSSTYAFTTILACFLLGIGLGSLIAVGRGRAPRDLLLRAAAVQGVIAVLASLLFPFFRALPVYVVATLQVPFLGVGELLALQAAAVALVVIPPAVGMGYSFPLLAELASERAGATGREVGHAYLANTLGSIAGAVVTGFVLVHLIGSERTLAVGVVVNVAAAAALAWWAWRDRGGVGMPLGVERIPVALGALALVIALATPSWSGRLLDRAPAVYGRTRLDRDELGRYLRGYGSEQLSFKEGWNAAVSVWRDGNQSWLKVNGKVDASSVADMDTQVSLGLLPALAQGRPRRAFVVGFGSGATTRAIADVPGIARIDVAEIERAVLRASPDFRDVNRDVLADPRVHVIEDDARSALMLADSAYDLIVSEPSNPWIAGVASLFTRDYFQVVAKRLAPGGVFCQWLQMYRVTPGLVAVVVANLRAVFPHVEVWFANSSDLVVLGARDPIRWSGARIAAALRPGTATAASLRMWLRVDEPTQLLGHFLLGDRGSAALASRAPFDHTDDHPVLEFQAARSLLAGTPSEPVFDSLVALKAAVGDSTPILEDWDLPAGAWRAGYAAALPDDNPEALHSAELAVRAVPRDPAYQGVLGTVLFGRRDFRSAAAHLDSALARMPGDARLLLTAGLTDLALSNPARARELLSSVAVHGGDSAFASAVLAQLDANSGNYAAAAVEAIRAIASLRPTLERPFPGALEGAVTTLGQLAPPAVAGPVFEHAVAALPYWQTGYWGGAVVGARAGGAACARAERLALELGRFGWTAEEIVPLVRSCLARQGS
- the lon gene encoding endopeptidase La; the encoded protein is MTERLSLPLLPLRDMVLFPGVTTPISAGRPGTLRAIEAALKSERRLIFAVAQRENTEQVGLENLYSMGTIARIGQMQRGLAGVQLLLQGEARASAVHLSEHDGYLEAVVREVDDQAPPDSNDAAFLALYKESRERAAELGQKSGLPEEMVQQVVASVTDAGRFADMVAGYLDVKTPERQALLETLAVEERLRRVLILVQRQIDVADAQEDIKSQVQEELGERQKELYLREQLKAIRRELGESEDDRDAAALREKLQKLELPEAAQKEVERELGRLERTSKDSMEAQVIRTFLEWIAELPWNARSEDSLDLARAEQVLEEDHYGLHDVKERVLEFLAVRQLRDRDEQQERAAAQADTPGQADDKVLAKGPILLFVGPPGTGKTSIAKSIARAMGRKYVRISLGGARDEADIRGHRRTYVGAMPGRIVQGMKQAGTKNPVFLLDEVDKLGVSFQGDPAAALLEVLDPAQNDSFTDHYLGVPFDLSEVLFIATANFLQNIPAPLLDRLETVDFTGYTELEKLAIARQYLVPRQLKENGLTPERLVIEDSAVREIVGGYTREAGVRQLERELGRLARKIARRVATDGGERIVLTGEDVRSQLGRPKVRPERAATSDAIGTATGMYYTPTGGDIMFVEASLMPGKGDLVLTGHLGDVMKESARAALTYAKTHASVLGVREEALKDREVHVHVPAGAIPKDGPSAGVTMATALVSAMTQRPVRHDVAMTGEVTLSGKVLPIGGLKEKVLGAARAGILEIVLPKENEPELEDLPEEVRKNLAFHPVATLDEVLAIALRSQDAKAVDELLSVRAR